A single genomic interval of Symphalangus syndactylus isolate Jambi chromosome 18, NHGRI_mSymSyn1-v2.1_pri, whole genome shotgun sequence harbors:
- the DIMT1 gene encoding probable dimethyladenosine transferase isoform X2 — MPKIKSGAIGRRRGRQEQCRELKSAGGLMFNTGIGQHILKNPLIINSIIDKAALRPTDVVLEVGPGTGNMTVKLLEKAKKVVACELDPRLVAELHKRVQGTPVASKLQVLVGDVLKTDLPFFDTCVANLPYQISSPFVFKLLLHRPFFRCAILMFQREFALRLVAKPGDKLYCRLSINTQLLARVDHLMKVGKNNFRPPPKVESSVVRIEPKNPPPPINFQEWDGLVRITFVRKNKTLSAAFKSSAVQQLLEKNYRIHCSVHNIVSAAVYPVKQI, encoded by the exons ATGCCGAAGATCAAGTCAGGGGCCATCGGCCGCCGCCGCGGGCGGCAGGAGCAGTGCCGGGAGCTGAAGAGCGCTGGAG GACTCATGTTCAACACGGGGATTGGGCAGCACATTTTGAAAAATCCTCTCATTATTAACAGCATTATCGATAAG GCTGCCTTAAGACCAACTGATGTAGTGCTGGAAGTTGGACCTGGAACTGGCAACATGACTGTAAAGTTGttagaaaaggcaaaaaag gttgttGCTTGTGAACTGGACCCAAGGCTAGTAGCTGAACTTCACAAAAGAGTTCAGGGCAC GCCTGTGGCCAGCAAACTTCAAGTACTGGTGGGTGATGTGTTGAAAACAGATTTGCCATTCTTTGATACTTGTGTGGCAAATTTGCCTTATCAG ATCTCTTCGCCTTTTGTCTTCAAGCTGTTGCTACATCGACCTTTTTTCAG gTGTGCTATACTTATGTTTCAAAGAGAATTTGCCCTCCGACTGGTTGCAAAACCTGGAGATAAGTTATACTGCAGACTCTCAATTAATACACAGCTGTTGGCACGTGTGGACCATCTAATGAAA GTTGGAAAGAATAACTTCAGACCACCTCCCAAGGTGGAATCCAGTGTTGTAAGGATAGAACCTAAGAATCCACCACCACCCATCAATTTTCAG GAATGGGATGGTCTAGTAAGGATAACCTTTGTTAGGAAAAACAAGACACTCTCTGCTGCATTTAA ATCAAGTGCAGTGCAACAACTCTTGGAAAAAAACTACAGAATTCACTGTTCAGTCCATAATATT GTCAGTGCTGCTGTGTATCCTGTGAAACAGATATGA
- the DIMT1 gene encoding probable dimethyladenosine transferase isoform X1: MPKIKSGAIGRRRGRQEQCRELKSAGGLMFNTGIGQHILKNPLIINSIIDKAALRPTDVVLEVGPGTGNMTVKLLEKAKKVVACELDPRLVAELHKRVQGTPVASKLQVLVGDVLKTDLPFFDTCVANLPYQISSPFVFKLLLHRPFFRCAILMFQREFALRLVAKPGDKLYCRLSINTQLLARVDHLMKVGKNNFRPPPKVESSVVRIEPKNPPPPINFQEWDGLVRITFVRKNKTLSAAFKSSAVQQLLEKNYRIHCSVHNIIIPEDFSIADKIQQILTSTGFSDKRARSMDIDDFIRLLHGFNAEGIHFS, translated from the exons ATGCCGAAGATCAAGTCAGGGGCCATCGGCCGCCGCCGCGGGCGGCAGGAGCAGTGCCGGGAGCTGAAGAGCGCTGGAG GACTCATGTTCAACACGGGGATTGGGCAGCACATTTTGAAAAATCCTCTCATTATTAACAGCATTATCGATAAG GCTGCCTTAAGACCAACTGATGTAGTGCTGGAAGTTGGACCTGGAACTGGCAACATGACTGTAAAGTTGttagaaaaggcaaaaaag gttgttGCTTGTGAACTGGACCCAAGGCTAGTAGCTGAACTTCACAAAAGAGTTCAGGGCAC GCCTGTGGCCAGCAAACTTCAAGTACTGGTGGGTGATGTGTTGAAAACAGATTTGCCATTCTTTGATACTTGTGTGGCAAATTTGCCTTATCAG ATCTCTTCGCCTTTTGTCTTCAAGCTGTTGCTACATCGACCTTTTTTCAG gTGTGCTATACTTATGTTTCAAAGAGAATTTGCCCTCCGACTGGTTGCAAAACCTGGAGATAAGTTATACTGCAGACTCTCAATTAATACACAGCTGTTGGCACGTGTGGACCATCTAATGAAA GTTGGAAAGAATAACTTCAGACCACCTCCCAAGGTGGAATCCAGTGTTGTAAGGATAGAACCTAAGAATCCACCACCACCCATCAATTTTCAG GAATGGGATGGTCTAGTAAGGATAACCTTTGTTAGGAAAAACAAGACACTCTCTGCTGCATTTAA ATCAAGTGCAGTGCAACAACTCTTGGAAAAAAACTACAGAATTCACTGTTCAGTCCATAATATT ATAATACCAGAAGATTTCAGCATAGCAGATAAAATACAGCAAATCCTAACCAGCACAGGTTTTAGTGACAAACGGGCCCGCTCCATGGACATAGATGACTTCATCAG atTGCTACATGGATTCAACGCAGAAGGTATTCATTTTTCCTAg